Proteins from a genomic interval of Cyclopterus lumpus isolate fCycLum1 chromosome 18, fCycLum1.pri, whole genome shotgun sequence:
- the LOC117747912 gene encoding zinc finger protein 169-like isoform X1, giving the protein MFYCTRSSGGDHVTKAEILRGVVAEKMTTAAREILAVVERTVAGYEHEAAGFRRELHRLERLLQPERTALIPEDEEGHEVVVLGEEEEEEEEQPAEQSVEDTGSLGLLWFEDEDDGDDEERQRAATTSRRRREDLKDPDYQTSPSCRLIPPRDRSDRRRPGRPRTSDTVLRICVLEDSRTAVLSNAGLFPKIEERRYNRGQNNVFLLLLLVFKKYPVQEVRCPRGLQEEDFLALLRSTFPQLEAQNPFDVFTSDRTKTLQPLKVEALTPEEICRSIRLSGGGNSALYLRLKSREDPQSSTEDLAGLQRPPGAGLQRPPGAGLQRPPGAGLQRPPGAGLQRPPGAGLQRPPGAGLQRPPGAGLQRPPGAGLQRPGATTSADETEAVTGRRSFKDKPVGEPPGESSRLSPPSVPFDRRRRGRPRFGEEPTHHVLRVCVLEGLRSNVLPHKVLTKYPVQEVRCPRGLREEDFLLLLRSRVPQLEPQKPFDVFKSDRSRRLQRLQVKTLTPEEIFRTRSPGNKTLIYIRVKQTREEEPEEEEPEEEEELHLSQRSDEGTTMKSDEAKLDSSAVQPEGSGADVPSDQQEVETEALDKDGDWEPESSKRKMKRKGGAKEEQKTACQVCGFGYRVTGSLVKHAWSHVDEARGGVCGVCGERFESADALKGHLKTYKKTHDCSHCRKSFLTAAGLQSHAPLHTGSRPFKCHVCGKAFARASSLSNHRWVHAEEKPFECAACPKAFGLQAQLRAHAKAHAGRDRYRCSVCGKSLYDLRSLTRHKATHSGERRHGCGVCGKRFKLSCTLKSHEKTHAARERTFLCHVCCKTFLSNCSLKAHVRTHSGERPFACAVCGKGFVSNGERTAHARVHTGEAPYGCSQCGRFFKRKTHLSNHVRSHLGIKLYVCTVCGKPCARQEHLTVHMRTHSGERPYECSVCGKAFTQSHCLKTHMRSHDCS; this is encoded by the exons ATGTTCTACTGCACGAGGAGCAGCGGCGGCGACCACGTGACCAAGGCCGAGATCCTGAGAGGCGTCGTGGCCGAGAAGATGACGACGGCCGCGCGCGAGATCCTCGCGGTGGTCGAGAGGACCGTGGCCGGCTACGAGCACGAGGCGGCGGGCTTCCGGCGCGAGCTCCACCGGCTGGAGCGGCTGCTGCAGCCGGAGAGGACAG CTCTGATTCCGGAAGATGAGGAAGGCCACGAGGTGGTGGTTctgggtgaggaagaggaggaagaggaggagcagccggCAG AACAGTCTGTGGAGGACACTGGGAGTCTGGGCCTGCTGTGGTTCGAGGACGAAGACGATGGTGACGATGAAGAGCGGCAGCGAGCGGCGACGACTTCCAGGCGGAGACGAGAAGACCTGAAGGACCCGGATTATCAGACCTCCCCCAG CTGCAGGTTAATTCCCCCCCGAGACCGGTCTGACAGGAGGAGGCCCGGCAGACCTCGGACCAGCGACACGGTCCTGAGGATCTGCGTCCTGGAGGACTCTCGGACCGCCGTGCTCTCGAACGCGGGTTTGTTTCCAAAGATTGAAGAGCGTCGTTACAACCGCGGtcaaaataatgtgtttcttcttctgcttttagTGTTTAAGAAGTACCCGGTCCAGGAGGTGAGGTGTCCTCGAGGACTCCAGGAGGAGGATTTCCTGGCCCTGTTGCGGTCCACCTTCCCTCAGCTGGAGGCCCAGAACCCCTTTGACGTCTTCACGTCGGACAGGACGAAGACGCTTCAGCCTCTGAAGGTGGAGGCGCTGACGCCTGAGGAGATCTGCAGGAGCATCCGGCTCTCCGGGGGAGGAAACTCTGCCCTCTACCTCCGACTGAAG AGCAGAGAGGATCCTCAGAGCAGCACTGAAGACCTTGCTGGTCTCCAGAGACCCCCCGGTGCTGGTCTCCAAAGACCCCCCGGTGCTGGTCTCCAGAGACCCCCCGGTGCTGGTCTCCAAAGACCCCCCGGTGCTGGTCTCCAGAGACCCCCCGGTGCTGGTCTCCAAAGACCCCCCGGTGCTGGTCTCCAAAGACCCCCCGGTGCTGGTCTCCAGAGACCCCCCGGTGCTGGTCTCCAGAGACCCGGTGCTACAACATCAGCTGATGAGACCGAAGCCGTCACCGG TAGGAGGAGCTTCAAAGACAAACCGGTTGGCGAACCCCCCGGCGAGTCTTCCAGGTTATCGCCTCCCTCGGTGCCGTTTgacaggaggaggcggggcagACCCCGCTTTGGGGAGGAGCCGACCCACCACGTCCTCAGAGTCTGCGTCCTGGAGGGGCTGCGGTCCAACGTGCTGCCTCACAAAG TGCTGACCAAGTACCCGGTCCAGGAGGTGaggtgtcctcgtggactccgGGAGGAGGACTTCCTGCTCCTGCTGAGGTCCCGGGTCCCTCAGCTGGAGCCTCAGAAACCGTTTGACGTCTTCAAGTCGGACAGAAGCCGAAGACTCCAGAGGCTCCAGGTGAAGACGTTGACCCCCGAAGAGATCTTCAGGACCAGGTCCCCCGGAAACAAGACCCTGATCTATATCAGAGTCAAG cagaccagagaggaggagcctgaggaggaggagcctgaggaggaggaggagcttcacctTTCACAGAGAAGCGATGAAGGCACCACGATGAAGAGCGATGAAGCCAAGCTCGACTCCAg CGCTGTTCAACCCGAGGGAAGCGGAGCAGACGTCCCGTCAGaccaacaggaagtggaaacggAGGCGCTGGACAAGGACGGCGACTGGGAACCCGAGTCGtcgaagaggaagatgaagaggaagggaggCGCCAAAGAGGAACAGAAGACGGCGTGTCAGGTGTGCGGGTTCGGGTATCGGGTAACCGGCAGTCTCGTCAAACACGCCTGGAGCCACGTGGACGAGGCGCGCGGCGGTGTGTGCGGCGTGTGCGGCGAGCGCTTCGAGTCCGCGGACGCCTTGAAGGGACATCTCAAAACGTACAAGAAGACTCACGACTGCTCGCACTGCAGGAAGTCCTTCCTCACCGCCGCCGGCCTCCAGAGCCACGCCCCCCTCCACACGGGGAGCCGGCCCTTTAAGTGCCACGTCTGCGGCAAGGCCTTCGCCCGCGCGTCCAGCCTGAGCAACCACCGCTGGGTTCACGCTGAGGAGAAACCCTTTGAGTGCGCCGCCTGCCCGAAGGCGTTCGGCCTGCAGGCGCAGCTACGGGCGCACGCCAAGGCGCACGCGGGCCGGGACCGGTACCGCTGCTCCGTGTGCGGCAAGTCGCTGTACGACCTGCGCTCGCTCACCCGGCACAAGGCCACGCACTCCGGGGAGCGCCGCCACGGCTGCGGCGTCTGCGGGAAGCGCTTCAAGCTCTCGTGCACGCTGAAGTCTCACGAGAAGACGCACGCGGCGCGCGAGCGCACATTCCTGTGCCACGTCTGCTGCAAGACCTTCCTGTCCAACTGCAGCCTGAAGGCGCACGTGCGCACGCACAGCGGCGAGCGGCCGTTCGCCTGCGCCGTCTGCGGCAAAGGGTTCGTGTCCAACGGCGAGCGCACGGCGCACGCGCGCGTGCACACGGGCGAGGCGCCGTACGGCTGCTCGCAGTGCGGACGCTTCTTCAAGCGCAAGACTCACCTGAGCAACCACGTGCGCAGCCACCTGGGCATCAAGCTGTACGTGTGCACGGTGTGCGGGAAGCCGTGCGCACGCCAGGAGCACCTGACGGTGCACATGAGGACGCACAGCGGGGAGAGACCCTACGAGTGCTCCGTGTGCGGCAAGGCCTTCACGCAGAGCCACTGCCTGAAGACGCACATGAGGAGCCACGACTGTTCCTGA